The genomic stretch CTTAGCGGCGGCTTCAAGACGCTTCAAGATTTTTGTCGCCCCGGGGAGGGTTAGGAACCCGAAGGCACCGGGTATGGGGGCGGTGCGTTGGGATTGCTTTGCTGAGCGCCCGGTTGCGGTGGCGGCGGCAGATAATGAGGGGCCGTGTTGGGATTGGAATAAGCCGTTGCAGCGGCCGGTGTGGCGGTGCTGGGATACGCATACGTTGAAGTGGGAGCGTAGTTTTGCTGCTGTGGAGGCACGGTTTGAACGTATGACGCCGGACCTTGGACATACGTGGGAGGCGCTTGGACGTACGTTGGTCCCGGCACCACATACACCGGAGCTGGCGCATAGTAGGGATACGGATAATACGCATACGGATAGTACGGATACGGATGATAAAACCCGGGTCCAATGCCTACGCCAATTCCGACGCGCACCCCGCCGGCTTCAACCACCGAAGCCGACAAGCCACACACGAACAAGGCCGCAATCAACAGGCGAACGACTTTCGTCTTCATAGAAAGATCCTCCGTTATTAATTTCGGCATTTTTGTCCGGCGACAATCACCATCGTTTAGATGGGCATTTTGGGGCCTCTTTTTACTCGTTTATGGGCTACTCGGCGATAGCGATTCGCCTTCCAACGACGATAGCACCAATGCGCCAGGATTATGCTTTTCAGCTTCTGAAGGCCGCGCAGCTTGCCTCAACAAAGGGCTTTCTCTAAAACAGCCCAGAGTTGCAAGCCCTGGCCTTTGCTGATGCGATGACTACGTATGCGCCTTATAGATTCGGCGGTTACTTGGCGCCGACGAGTTGCTTTTTCTTTTCTTCGATGATTTCCTGCTGAATGCTGTTGGGCACTCGGCGGTATTTGGCAAACTCCATGCTGAAGGTGCCCTGCCCTTGTGTCAGGCTGCGCAAATCGGTGGAGTAACCGAACGTTTCGGCCAGCGGCACTTCGCCTTCGATGACGGCCGTGTTGCCATGGATTTCCGACGACATGATGATGCCACGGCGGCTCGTCAAATTGCCCGCCACGGGGCCTTGGAACGTGGTGGGCACTTCAATTTCGACCTTCATCACCGGTTCCAACAGCACGGGCTTGGTCTTCGGGAAATTTTCCCGCAAGCAATTCTGCCCGCAAATTTGGAACGCCATGTCGGAGCTGTCGACTTCGTGATAGGAGCCGTCCTCCAAAATGACTTTGAGTCCCACGATGGGGAATCCGGCGATCGGGCCTTTGTTCAGCACCGCCCGGAGGCCCTTTTCCACCGACGGAATGTATTCCTTCGGAATGCGGCCTTGAATGACCTCGTTCTCGAATTCGAAGGTCTCGGGCGAATCTTCCGCCAACGGTTCGAACTTGCCCACGATGTGGGCGTACTGACCGGAACCACCGCTTTGTTTTTTGTGCTTGAAGTTGAACTCGGCAAGTTGGGTGGGCGCTTCGCGGTAACTGACCTTCGGCGCGCCGACTTCTACCTGTACTTTATATTCGCGGCGAATGCGTTCAACGTAAATATCCAGGTGCAACTCGCCCATGCCGGCGATGATGGTTTCGCCGGTTTCTTCGTCGGTGCTGATGCGGAACGTGGGATCTTCGCGGCTGAAGCGTTGCAGGGCTTTGGCCAACTTGTCGCCAGATTCACGATTGGGCACCGTGATGGCCATTTTGATAACTGGCTCGGCAATGAACATGTTTTCCAGCGTGCCGAATTTGTGTTCGGGGGCATAGGTATCGCCGCTGGCCGCATCGAGCCCGATAATGGCCACGATGTCGCCGGCGCTGGCGCTGTCCATTTCCTCACGTTTGTCGGCGTGCATGCGGACAATGCGGCTGAGCCGCTGCTTTTGGCTGGTGCGTTGGTTGACCATTTGGTCTCCCTTGTTCACCGTGCCTTGATAAATGCGCATGAAGGTGAGCTGGCCGTACGGATCGTCGACCAACTTGAACGCCATGCCGACGAACGGCTTATCGGGATCGGCCGCCAATTCTATTTTCTCTTCCGGATTGTCCCACTTTTTTGCAGTGATGGCATGGGCCAATGGCGAGGGGAGATAGCGGACGATGGCGTCCAGCAGCGGCTGCACACCCTTGTTTTTGTAGGCGGAACCCATGAACACGGCGGTGGCGTCTTGATTTTGCACGGCATCTTTCACCGTGGCATGAATCAATTCTTCGGGCACTTCCTGTTCGGCCAACATCAGTTCCATCAGTTGGTCGCTGTACATCGACAAACTTTCGAGCATGGCGTGGCGGTGTTTTTTTGCATCGTCCATCAGCTCTGCCGGAATGGCCTCGCGGCGGACTTTTTCGCCGTTCGTGCCGTCGAAGTAGACCGCCTGCATGGTAATCAGGTCGATGATGCCGGCGAAATCGTCTTCTTTGCCGATCGGCAGTTGCATCAGAATGGCGTCGCATTCCAGCTTTTCTTTCACCTGCTGCACGACACGCAGCGGATTAGCGCCGATCCGGTCCATCTTATTGATGAACGCCAACCGGGGCACATGATAGCGCTTCATTTGCCGGTCGACGGTCATCGATTGGCTTTGCACGCCACCCACGGCACATAGCACGAGAATGGCGCCATCTAAGACGCGCAGGCTGCGTTCCACCTCGACGGTGAAATCGACGTGGCCCGGCGTATCGATGAGGTTGATTTGGTGGTCGTTCCCCTGGGCATCGTCCCAGTGAACGGTGGTGGCGGCGCTGGTGATGGTAATTCCGCGTTCGCGCTCCAGGTCCATGTAATCCATGGTGGCGCCTTCGCCCTGGCCGCCTTTGACCTCTTGAATACGGTGGATGCGGCCGGCGTAAAACAAAATGCGCTCGCTCAGGGTAGTTTTCCCGGAGTCGATGTGGGCGGAAATTCCAATGTTACGTAGGTGTTGCAATTCCATAGCCAAAACCTCGATAGGGCCCTCGCCGCCATGCTGGGGCTGGTGAACACGGTCGAAAATCTATCCTGTCAGGGCATACAAACGGAGTAGTAAACCATCCGGGGCAGCCAGCGCCAAAACGGCAGGCGCGCCGGCGATCAACCCAGACATCAACGGGCAGCAGCAAAACTGAGGCCGATTGACGTTAATCCACAAGCCGCCACCGAGCTGCCAGTGCGGCTTTGCACGTTGGGAGACTGCGTATTCATCTATGTTATTCCAATGGCTGCCCGGGGAAAAGGCCGATTCGAGCCGATTGGGGTGCGTTTTTCGCTTGTTTTTCGTTAGAATGGGCCCCTCAGGCGGGCAGCACGATGCGGCTCGACAGCTATTTTTTCACGAAAGGCGGTGAAAGATATGGATTCTACCAGCAGTTGTTGGAGTCAGAATATCGGTAAGTTGCTGTTGCGTTTAACAATTGGCGGGCTGTTGCTATGCCATGGCATAGCCAAAATCCGGAACGGCATTGATTGGATGGGACCCCAGCTCGCTGCCCATAACTTGCCCGATTTTGTCCGCTACGGCGTTTACATCGGCGAAGTGCTGGCACCCGTTTTGGTCATCATCGGACTTTTTACGCGGATTGGCGGGCTGATCATCGCCATTAACATGGGAGTGGCCGTTTGGCTGGCTCATGCCAACGAGCTATGGCAGATGGATCCGATGGGCGGTTGGGCCCGCGAACTCGACGCCCTGTATTTACTGGGCGCGCTGTGCATCATGTTTTTGGGCGCGGGCAGCTTCAGCATCGATGGGCTATTGTCCAAGCGCACTGCCAGCGAGGCGCCGGCCGAATCCAAATCCAGATGAGGCGGGAGAAGCGAGACAGGCATTTGCCGCCCGGCAATCCATGCGGTGGCACGGTTTGGGCCTAGGCCGTTCTGCGCGCCGACCCAGTGGCGAAATAGGCGATAATGGCCCGCTCGATGGCGGCGTGAAAGTTTTCGCAGATGTTCGCAGGGCCCACGTGCTGCTCAAACTCCGCTTGGCGCATCAGTTGGGTCGGCTGGGGCGGCGCGCCGCATAATATCAGCGTCCGATTTGCTGCGCGGAGATGATCGGCCAAATCTTCCAGGGCTTGCAGACCGGTGGCGTCGATAGCCGTCATGTTGCGCAAGCGCAGGATCACAATCGGAGGCAATTCTTCTAAACGATCGGTAATATGCAAAATCTTTTCTGTCGCGCCAAATAGGAACGG from Pirellulales bacterium encodes the following:
- a CDS encoding DoxX family protein, giving the protein MDSTSSCWSQNIGKLLLRLTIGGLLLCHGIAKIRNGIDWMGPQLAAHNLPDFVRYGVYIGEVLAPVLVIIGLFTRIGGLIIAINMGVAVWLAHANELWQMDPMGGWARELDALYLLGALCIMFLGAGSFSIDGLLSKRTASEAPAESKSR
- the fusA gene encoding elongation factor G, with translation MELQHLRNIGISAHIDSGKTTLSERILFYAGRIHRIQEVKGGQGEGATMDYMDLERERGITITSAATTVHWDDAQGNDHQINLIDTPGHVDFTVEVERSLRVLDGAILVLCAVGGVQSQSMTVDRQMKRYHVPRLAFINKMDRIGANPLRVVQQVKEKLECDAILMQLPIGKEDDFAGIIDLITMQAVYFDGTNGEKVRREAIPAELMDDAKKHRHAMLESLSMYSDQLMELMLAEQEVPEELIHATVKDAVQNQDATAVFMGSAYKNKGVQPLLDAIVRYLPSPLAHAITAKKWDNPEEKIELAADPDKPFVGMAFKLVDDPYGQLTFMRIYQGTVNKGDQMVNQRTSQKQRLSRIVRMHADKREEMDSASAGDIVAIIGLDAASGDTYAPEHKFGTLENMFIAEPVIKMAITVPNRESGDKLAKALQRFSREDPTFRISTDEETGETIIAGMGELHLDIYVERIRREYKVQVEVGAPKVSYREAPTQLAEFNFKHKKQSGGSGQYAHIVGKFEPLAEDSPETFEFENEVIQGRIPKEYIPSVEKGLRAVLNKGPIAGFPIVGLKVILEDGSYHEVDSSDMAFQICGQNCLRENFPKTKPVLLEPVMKVEIEVPTTFQGPVAGNLTSRRGIIMSSEIHGNTAVIEGEVPLAETFGYSTDLRSLTQGQGTFSMEFAKYRRVPNSIQQEIIEEKKKQLVGAK